The following proteins come from a genomic window of Paenibacillus swuensis:
- a CDS encoding ATP-binding cassette domain-containing protein, with protein MNDIIRTYELSKAIHGHTILSDVNLHVRKGEMYGLLGSNGAGKTTIMKLLTGIVLPSSGEITLFGTRLTETNKDVLKRVGSIIEYPIFFEHLTAMENLQLHCEYLGFYDKKAIIQAMDMVNLRGVEDKKVRGFSLGMKQRLGIVRAAITKPELIVLDEPTNGLDPVGIKDMRELIQMLNKEYGITFLLSSHILGEMELLADRIGVVQDGKLVNEVTLADIRKQRTDYIELVTTHVQRTVYLLEHELGITNFKMVSDQRIRIYDTVLSSGEITKILVSHHIEIEEIQKHTSTLEDFFYHQIQGGVTVG; from the coding sequence ATGAATGACATTATTCGCACTTATGAACTTTCGAAAGCCATACATGGCCATACCATCCTATCTGATGTGAATCTTCATGTAAGAAAAGGCGAAATGTACGGTCTGCTTGGTTCGAACGGCGCCGGAAAGACAACGATTATGAAATTGCTGACAGGGATCGTCCTTCCCAGCTCAGGGGAGATTACATTGTTTGGAACGAGGCTTACTGAAACGAACAAAGATGTATTAAAGCGGGTTGGAAGCATTATTGAGTATCCGATTTTCTTTGAGCACCTGACGGCCATGGAGAACCTTCAGCTTCATTGTGAATATCTAGGTTTTTACGATAAAAAAGCGATAATTCAAGCGATGGACATGGTCAATTTACGAGGAGTCGAAGATAAGAAGGTCAGGGGGTTCTCGTTAGGGATGAAGCAACGGCTGGGCATTGTTAGAGCCGCAATTACGAAGCCGGAGCTCATTGTGCTGGATGAACCCACCAATGGACTTGACCCCGTTGGTATTAAAGACATGAGAGAACTGATACAGATGTTAAACAAGGAGTATGGCATCACCTTCCTTCTCTCTAGTCATATCTTGGGCGAAATGGAACTGCTAGCTGATCGAATTGGCGTGGTTCAAGACGGAAAACTGGTGAATGAAGTAACACTGGCGGACATTCGAAAGCAAAGGACCGATTATATTGAACTCGTGACAACGCATGTACAAAGAACTGTTTACTTACTTGAACACGAGCTTGGTATAACCAATTTCAAAATGGTGTCAGATCAACGAATTCGGATTTATGATACGGTTTTGTCTTCCGGTGAGATTACCAAAATACTAGTCTCTCATCATATTGAAATAGAGGAGATCCAGAAACATACGAGCACACTGGAAGATTTCTTTTATCATCAAATTCAAGGGGGAGTTACAGTTGGTTAA